One Brassica napus cultivar Da-Ae chromosome C2, Da-Ae, whole genome shotgun sequence DNA window includes the following coding sequences:
- the LOC106380455 gene encoding 50S ribosomal protein L24, chloroplastic — MATMMTSLQSSFTSLSISSNSSFLGQRLLSPISLSAASPVKPTGNPCLVFAKLKRWERKKCKPNSLPILHKMHVKFGDTVKVISGRDKGKIGEVTKIFTHNSTIVIKDVNLKTKHMKSREEGEPGQILKIEAPIHSSNVMLYSKEKEVVSRVGHKVLEDGQKVRYLIKTGELIDTIEKWKQLKEAKDKETSQVAAASAS; from the exons ATGGCGACCATGATGACTTCTCTTCAGAGCTCGTTTACATCTCTTTCGATATCCTCCAACTCCTCCTTCCTAGGCCAGCGTCTCCTTTCCCCGATTTCCCTCTCCGCCGCTTCTCCG GTCAAGCCCACCGGAAACCCATGTCTTGTTTTTGCTAAG CTTAAGCGTTGGGAACGGAAGAAATGCAAACCAAACAGTCTTCCAATTCTGCacaaaatgcatgtcaagtttggTGATACGGTCAAAGTTATATCTGGACGAGACAAGGGCAAAATTGGAGAAGTCACTAAGATCTTTACTCACAACAGCACCATCGTCATCAAAGATGTCAACCTCAAGACCAAACACATGAAGAGCCGTGAAGAGGGAGAGCCTGGCCAAATTCTCAAG ATTGAAGCACCGATTCACAGCTCAAATGTGATGCTGTATTCGAAAGAAAAGGAGGTGGTTAGCCGGGTGGGTCACAAGGTCCTTGAAGATGGACAGAAGGTAAGGTATCTGATCAAAACTGGGGAACTTATCGACACCATTGAGAAATGGAAGCAACTTAAGGAGGCTAAGGATAAAGAAACATCCCAAGTTGCAGCTGCCTCAGCATCTTAG
- the LOC125581539 gene encoding calcium/calmodulin-regulated receptor-like kinase 1 has translation MRARVADFGLSREEMVNKHAANIRGTFGYLDPEYISTKTFTKKSDVYGVGVLLFELIAARNPQQDLMEYVELAAMNAEEKVGWEEIVDSRLDGRFDLQEVNEVAVFAYKCVSRAPRKRPNMRDVVQVLTRVVKARHSRKRQKKSSLLPPTVESSVEQTGDRSGLSENHRRDNSMDSTLED, from the exons ATGAGAGCTCGG GTTGCTGACTTTGGCCTGTCTAGAGAAGAAATGGTAAACAAACATGCAGCTAACATCAGAGGAACTTTTGGTTACCTCGATCCAGAGTATATCTCCACAAAAACATTCACCAAGAAAAGTGATGTTTATGGTGTTGGGGTTTTGCTTTTTGAGCTTATAGCTGCAAGAAACCCTCAACaagatcttatggaatatgttGAACTG GCGGCGATGAATGCAGAGGAAAAGGTTGGTTGGGAAGAAATTGTGGATTCGAGATTAGATGGGAGATTTGATTTGCAAGAAGTGAATGAAGTTGCGGTTTTTGCATATAAATGCGTCTCTCGTGCACCGAGAAAACGTCCCAACATGAGGGATGTTGTGCAGGTTTTGACACGTGTTGTCAAGGCGAGACATTCAAGAAAACGTCAGAAGAAGTCTTCCTTGCTTCCACCTACGGTGGAGTCAAGTGTTGAGCAGACTGGAGATAGATCGGGTCTGTCGGAAAATCATAGGAGAGATAATTCCATGGACAGTACACTTGAAGACTAG
- the LOC125582156 gene encoding calcium/calmodulin-regulated receptor-like kinase 1, whose translation MEGESFGLIVGISLGLVIGVLLAMAAFLCFRYHRQKPQILNSVSSRSATLPIRENGPDACNIMSDSTLGPDSPMKSSSNGRSVWLAGFSKRSNVISASGILEYSYRDLQKATCNFTNLIGQGAFGPVYKAQMSTGETVAVKVLATDSKQGQKEFHTEVMLLGRLHHRNLVNLVGYCAEKGQHMLIYVYMSKGSLASHLYSKQQLYSS comes from the exons ATGGAAGGAGAATCCTTTGGTTTGATCGTTGGGATCTCACTTGGTTTGGTGATCGGTGTGCTGTTAGCTATGGCAGCATTCTTATGCTTTAGGTACCATAGACAGAAACCTCAGATTCTCAACAGTGTTTCAAGCAGAAGTGCTACGCTTCCCATCAGAGAGAATGGACCTGATGCTTGCAACATCATGTCGGATTCGACTCTTGGTCCAGACTCACCTATGAAATCATCAAGCAACGGGAGGTCTGTTTGGCTTGCTGGGTTTAGCAAGAGGAGCAATGTGATCTCTGCTTCTGGCATTTTGGAATATTCTTACAG GGATTTGCAGAAAGCAACATGCAATTTCACGAATTTGATAGGCCAAGGAGCATTTGGACCTGTCTACAAAGCTCAAATGTCCACCGGTGAGACTGTTGCTGTCAAAGTTCTTGCCACTGATTCTAAACAGGGCCAAAAAGAGTTCCACACAGAG gtTATGTTATTGGGGAGGTTACATCACCGTAACCTAGTGAACTTGGTCGGCTATTGCGCAGAGAAAGGACAACACATGCTTATATATGTCTACATGAGTAAGGGAAGCTTAGCTTCTCACTTGTACAGTAAGCAACAACTTTATTCATCATAA